In Legionella spiritensis, the following proteins share a genomic window:
- a CDS encoding PilZ domain-containing protein has product MPVHERRQHFRIDDQIYFDYKVLQQGSFRSDKSVAEELLGHNGQRYLETTQYFQSLDYELSELTQSLALEEPSLAHYLNLLNAKIDHLAHHLLVGEKIHIRKVNISLGGMAFKTNERIKEKTPIKLVIYTKPKMVPIIVDAIVVYSQFVNENHYRTAVQFEPLTNEQEQLLSQHIMLAQVKCRAD; this is encoded by the coding sequence ATGCCAGTACATGAAAGACGTCAACATTTTCGCATAGATGATCAAATCTATTTTGATTATAAGGTATTACAACAGGGAAGTTTTCGTTCCGATAAATCCGTTGCCGAGGAACTACTTGGCCATAATGGCCAACGTTATCTTGAAACCACCCAGTATTTTCAGAGCCTTGATTATGAGTTATCCGAACTCACTCAATCGCTTGCTCTGGAGGAACCCTCTCTGGCTCATTATCTGAATTTGCTTAACGCCAAAATAGATCATCTTGCTCATCATCTTCTGGTGGGAGAAAAAATTCATATCCGCAAGGTCAATATCAGCCTGGGAGGCATGGCGTTTAAAACAAACGAGCGGATCAAGGAAAAAACACCCATAAAACTGGTTATCTATACCAAACCAAAAATGGTTCCCATCATTGTCGATGCCATTGTTGTGTATAGCCAGTTTGTCAATGAAAACCACTATCGTACTGCCGTTCAATTTGAACCGTTAACCAATGAGCAGGAACAATTGCTATCCCAGCACATTATGCTGGCCCAGGTAAAATGCCGGGCGGATTAG
- a CDS encoding FecR family protein, with product MNKLIFICCLFLTGHVFSQSVATVLFTSHTVKVKRGSVESNISRGASLQNGDTIVTSGQAVAKIKYANGTLVTLGENSVYKILAYSGNQHDIQIKSELTSGKIHSKTSGKKKEILKTPVVALAILGTDYNVYTPNSKATYVLVNEGTIQANGKTLDIGAGFLITAAGISEAPFPLEGRVDDTSGAGVDLNTEVNVNDLDNLDVAATSLDVSQAANVAIESGTSIQAEDIVPAMDTLVEIELSCGV from the coding sequence GTGAATAAGCTGATTTTTATTTGTTGTCTTTTTTTAACCGGCCATGTTTTTTCGCAATCGGTTGCCACCGTACTGTTTACTTCTCATACCGTGAAAGTCAAGCGAGGTAGTGTTGAGAGTAACATCTCCCGGGGAGCGTCCTTGCAAAATGGTGACACGATAGTAACGTCCGGTCAGGCGGTTGCCAAAATAAAATATGCTAACGGCACTTTGGTCACCTTAGGTGAAAATTCCGTTTATAAAATACTTGCCTATTCCGGCAATCAGCATGATATCCAAATCAAATCGGAATTGACCTCCGGTAAAATTCATTCGAAAACCTCGGGAAAAAAGAAGGAAATATTAAAGACTCCTGTTGTGGCTCTGGCCATACTTGGAACCGATTACAATGTTTACACGCCAAACTCTAAAGCCACGTACGTGCTGGTCAACGAGGGAACGATTCAGGCAAATGGCAAAACGTTGGATATTGGCGCCGGATTTCTTATTACCGCAGCGGGTATCAGTGAAGCACCGTTTCCACTCGAGGGGCGGGTTGATGACACATCGGGAGCAGGAGTTGACTTGAATACCGAAGTGAACGTAAATGATCTGGACAATCTCGATGTCGCCGCTACAAGTCTGGATGTTAGCCAGGCTGCCAACGTAGCCATTGAAAGCGGCACATCCATACAAGCTGAAGATATAGTGCCTGCGATGGATACGCTGGTTGAGATCGAATTGAGTTGCGGAGTTTAA
- a CDS encoding oxidative damage protection protein, with the protein MSRQIFCTKLQAEAEGLDAPPFPGELGEKIYQQISKQAWKMWLAHQTMLINEYRLSLIDPKAREFLTDEMQKFFFSDGSEKPSGYTPAQ; encoded by the coding sequence ATGTCAAGACAAATCTTTTGTACAAAATTACAAGCCGAAGCGGAAGGACTCGATGCTCCTCCTTTTCCGGGCGAACTCGGGGAAAAAATTTACCAGCAAATATCAAAACAAGCATGGAAAATGTGGCTTGCACATCAAACCATGCTTATTAACGAATACAGACTGAGTCTGATTGATCCCAAGGCCCGCGAATTCCTGACCGATGAAATGCAAAAATTTTTCTTCAGTGACGGCTCTGAAAAACCCTCCGGTTATACTCCCGCACAGTAA
- a CDS encoding pseudouridine-5'-phosphate glycosidase, whose protein sequence is MFHELLQLSKEVSTALQNQKAVVVLESTIISHGMPYPDNLTTARLIEQLVREQGATPATIALYQGKIHIGIDDRIMEELASPKVMKASRRDIAYALSRKITASTTVAATMFCAHQAGLPIFVTGGIGGVHPQFADNLDISADLIELSTTPVTVVCSGAKSILDLPKTLEMLETHGVAVIGYGTDEFPAFYTHSSGIPLVHRLDDPKDIAALMHVQHSLSINNGIVIANPITKSAEIPDYEIKPIIEQANQEARHIKGKAITPFLLQRISELTAGQSLKANIELIKNNAILGARIAIAYQNQFLEKK, encoded by the coding sequence ATGTTTCATGAACTACTACAGCTCAGTAAAGAAGTTTCCACCGCATTACAAAATCAGAAAGCCGTTGTTGTCCTGGAATCCACCATTATATCTCATGGTATGCCCTACCCTGATAATCTGACGACAGCGCGTCTGATTGAACAACTCGTCAGAGAACAGGGCGCAACTCCGGCGACAATCGCTCTTTATCAGGGAAAAATTCATATCGGCATTGACGACCGGATTATGGAAGAACTGGCCAGTCCAAAAGTCATGAAGGCATCGCGCCGCGATATCGCTTACGCACTAAGCCGCAAAATAACTGCAAGCACTACCGTGGCTGCCACCATGTTTTGTGCTCATCAGGCCGGATTACCAATTTTTGTAACGGGAGGAATTGGCGGTGTACACCCCCAATTCGCCGATAACCTGGACATTTCAGCCGATCTCATCGAATTATCCACTACCCCGGTAACTGTAGTGTGTTCCGGCGCCAAATCCATACTTGATTTGCCAAAAACACTGGAAATGCTGGAAACACATGGTGTCGCCGTTATCGGCTATGGTACCGATGAGTTCCCCGCCTTTTATACTCATTCCAGCGGTATTCCATTGGTACACCGACTGGACGACCCGAAAGACATTGCTGCACTGATGCACGTCCAACACAGCCTGTCTATCAATAATGGCATAGTCATCGCCAACCCCATCACCAAAAGCGCCGAAATTCCTGATTATGAAATCAAACCCATCATTGAGCAGGCGAATCAGGAAGCCAGGCATATCAAAGGCAAAGCCATCACACCATTTCTTCTACAACGGATTTCCGAGTTAACGGCCGGACAAAGCCTGAAAGCAAATATTGAATTAATTAAAAATAACGCCATACTGGGAGCCAGGATAGCAATCGCCTACCAAAATCAATTTTTAGAAAAAAAATAA